A window from Engraulis encrasicolus isolate BLACKSEA-1 chromosome 13, IST_EnEncr_1.0, whole genome shotgun sequence encodes these proteins:
- the LOC134460472 gene encoding solute carrier family 15 member 1-like, which translates to MRIGGQFQSSNVLPLFCQKVECCGYPLSIFFILVTEFCERFSYYGIRGILPLYITKFLLWDTHNEFYMYYAFLACLYLAPILGGIIADSWLGTFKTIIYLSIVSAAGQVVLTVSAIDDITVPDNLTVHRVLAVIGLVLIVLGTGTIRPCLPAFGGDQFEHHQTRQRSIFFSVFFLCKEAGLLVSIFISPILRRQKCGIQVCYPLVSGVAAALMVVALVVFVVGSRMYVKTAPTGNIILQVSKCIGFAIKNRYRHRSSQYPPREHWMDWASDKYDKLLIQQIKMVLKALFLFLPLPMFWMVLDQEGAHWSMQAMGMDGDFGFIIVQYDQMQTLLPILNIILVPVAGLLIYLIEKCGFKVLPLKRMAVGMFLTAMAFISAGFVQLEVDANGEYLTLDYGSYEDVYLDNELVHVRVFSGTRQTLVINPAPHVGMIRYDDVNGKPHGDNYVRFISGLSTGVRVSLNGVYFGQLSTLVMSGYSSVSHERQTFTISNVAGQQCDYTREFGFGGVYTIVIPSTLSWENCGGIQEVEEMQPNSVHMALQIPQYFFISAGEVLFAVAGLEFSYSQAPSNMKTVLQAVWLFTLSMGFFISLLVNEVSEILQTSENFEMKEWAEYILFASLLLVVCVIFSIMAYFYTYIDPVAIEAEFKRKEGLDSDETDENDELEMKEKESQHHDNEEGLKQSKM; encoded by the exons ATGAGAATCGGAGGACAATTCCAAAG TTCTAACGTTCTTCCTCTATTCTGCCAGAAGGTGGAGTGCTGTGGCTACCCACTCAGCATATTCTTCATATTGGTCACCGAGTTCTGTGAGAGATTCTCCTACTATGGAATACGAG GGATTCTGCCGTTGTACATAACGAAATTCTTGTTATGGGACACTCATAATGAATTTTATATGTACTATGCCTTTCTGGCCTGCTTGTACCTGGCACCGATCCTGGGGGGCATTATTGCCGACTCTTGGCTCGGGACGTTCAA GACTATCATATACCTGTCAATTGTCTCTGCTGCTGGCCAGGTCGTATTGACTGTTAGCGCCATTGATGACATCACTGTACCAGACAATCTTACTGTTCACCG GGTTCTTGCCGTGATTGGCCTGGTCCTAATTGTTTTGGGGACAGGTACAATCAGACCATGCCTACCTGCTTTCGGAGGGGACCAGTTTGAGCACCACCAG acCAGGCAAAGGAGTATATTCTTTTCAGTGTTCTTCCTCTGCAAAGAAGCTGGATTACTTGTCTCTATTTTCATCTCTCCGATTTTAAGAC GTCAGAAGTGTGGCATCCAAGTGTGCTACCCGCTTGTCTCTGGCGTGGCAGCAGCTCTGATGGTGGTTGCATTAG ttgtttttgttgttggaagTCGAATGTATGTGAAAACTGCTCCAACGGGAAACATCATTCTGCAGGTGTCAAAATGCATTGGT TTTGCAATCAAGAACCGCTACAGGCACAGAAGCAGTCAGTATCCCCCAAGAGAGCACTGGATGGACTGGGCTTCTGACAAATATGAC AAACTCCTGATACAGCAGATCAAGATGGTCCTCAAGGCCTTGTTCTTGTTTTTACCCCTGCCTATGTTCTGGATGGTGCTTGACCAG gaaggt GCACACTGGAGTATGCAAGCCATGGGCATGGATGGAGACTTT GGTTTTATTATTGTACAGTACGATCAAATGCAG acTTTGCTACCCATCTTGAATATCATTTTAGTTCCGGTCGCTGGCTTACTTATATACCTCATTGAAAAATGTGGCTTCAAAGTTCT GCCCTTGAAGAGAATGGCAGTTGGGATGTTTCTGACAGCTATGGCCTTTATTTCTGCTGGCTTTGTTCAGCTTGAGGTTGAT GCAAATGGGGAGTATTTAACACTTGACTATGGAAGCTATGAAGATGTCTATTTGGACAATGAGCTTGTGCATGTCAGGGTCTTCTCAGGCACCAGGCAGACTCTAGTTATCAATCCCGCTCCTCATGTTGGTATGATCCGA TATGATGATGTAAATGGAAAACCTCATGGAGACAACTATGTAAG ATTCATCAGTGGCTTAAGCACAGGAGTAAGAGTGTCATTGAATGGAGTATATTTTGGACAATTATCCACACTAGTGATGTCCGGTTACAGCAGTGTATCACATGAGAG GCAAACATTCACAATCAGCAATGTTGCTGGACAGCAATGTGACTACACCAGGGAGTTTGGCTTTGGAGGGGTCTACACTATCGTCATCCCCAGTACTCTTTCCTGGGAGAAT TGCGGGGGCattcaggaggtggaggagatgcagCCCAACAGTGTCCACATGGCTCTCCAGATCCCACAGTACTTCTTCATCTCTGCAGGGGAGGTTCTATTCGCTGTGGCTGGTCTGGAGTTCTCTTATTCTCAA GCACCAAGCAACATGAAGACTGTTCTTCAGGCTGTTTGGCTGTTTACTTTATCTATGGGCTTCTTCATATCTCTTCTTGTGAACGAAGTGTCAGAGATCCTACAAACTTCAGAAAACTTTGAAATGAAAGAG TGGGCAGAGTACATACTCTTTGCATCACTCTTGCTGGTCGTTTGTGTAATATTCTCCATCATGGCCTATTTTTACACCTACATTGATCCTGTTGCCATCGAGGCCGAATTCAAGCGGAAGGAGGGACTTGATTCTGATGAAACGGATGAAAATGATGAGCtggaaatgaaagagaaagagtctCAGCATCATGATAACGAGGAAGGGCTAAAACAGAGCAAAATGTGA